The following coding sequences lie in one Cannabis sativa cultivar Pink pepper isolate KNU-18-1 chromosome 5, ASM2916894v1, whole genome shotgun sequence genomic window:
- the LOC133038260 gene encoding serine/threonine-protein kinase PBL34-like, which produces MDEDKLLFIITIFIGKLQHYHHLHWQTPVLSPSSLANSRSKVSWARSLSVASSSLDSNRRSEFDSDSKDFSDFIGVYEFLSLRRANDLRVFTFSELKSATRGFSMALLFGEGGFGCVYRGVVKVSGSDVEIDDRTTTKMPFPHPNLVKLVGYCAEDDERRIQRLLDYELIYFLSLCTLVFLFFNVSPLSRFHRDNLFNNTITYPNETCRNQGASIFCPNVSLHF; this is translated from the exons ATGGACGAAGATAAATTGTTATT CATTATCACCATCTTCATTGGCAAACTCCAGCATTATCACCATCTTCATTGGCAAACTCCAGTATTATCACCATCTTCATTAGCAAACTCTCGCTCCAAGGTGTCTTGGGCTCGCTCGCTAAGTGTTGCCTCCAGCAGCCTTGACAGTAATCGCCGCTCCGAGTTCGATTCCGACTCCAAGGACTTTTCTGACTTCATTGGTGTTTACGAGTTCCTGAGTCTGCGTAGAGCCAATGATCTGAGGGTGTTCACGTTCTCCGAGCTCAAATCGGCCACCAGAGGGTTCAGTATGGCATTGTTGTTTGGGGAGGGAGGTTTTGGCTGCGTTTACAGAGGAGTTGTTAAGGTTTCGGGGTCGGATGTTGAGATTGACGACAGGACGACAACGAAGATGCCCTTCCCT CATCCAAATCTTGTGAAGCTAGTTGGATATTGTGCGGAAGATGATGAAAGAAGGATTCAGAGACTTTTGGACTACGAGctcatttattttctttctctttgtACGTTGGTATTTTTATTCTTCAATGTTTCACCTTTATCTCGCTTCCATCGAGACAACCTGTTCAACAACACAATTACATATCCAAATGAGACATGTCGGAATCAAGGTGCCTCGATCTTCTGCCCAAATGTCTCACTCCATTTCTGA